From Novosphingobium decolorationis, one genomic window encodes:
- a CDS encoding DUF3857 domain-containing protein, giving the protein MMRFVSLCLAGVSLLAAGTAMAGEEVLYAPAPDWVEEVDADVIDTSSSTPLALYDMQQRIEDGTLSIYVDRAFKLDAPQALTQAGTSTASWLPDKGDLTIHRVEILRGDKRIDVLEGGAKYTVLRRETQLEKRTLDGALTATLAVPGLELGDVLRIAFTQSVKDPTLKGEVQMTNVLFAAPTEAGFARDIVSWPEDEDVRWKTGPVDVAVEETSKGGEHRLTVALPLPEPEDMPSDSPVRYRRPALIQAGTFSSWEDVSSIFAPLYDPAGRIAQGSALAGEVATIRAASADPLERAALATRLVQDKVSYLMNGMASGNYEPQAPDQTWQLRYGDCKAKTLLLLSLLHELGISSEAVLVHSSASDAIPDLLPMPSAFDHVLVKANIGGTDYWLDGTSAGTRMSNIADTPPFRHVLPIRAEGTGVMALAPRVPATPQAFVKLTFDERGGIDLPVLVTARATLSGPVGVGLGAVIKQVGEDQKDELIDQFASSTLEGLVVTEGSLSFDEEQGIAHVDVSGIRTTAWSRQGSRKRQDFADLPSQDVDFSPDRARPAWREIPVDTGAPTLQVTELTVLLPEDEDGYLLRGRPELDMSYGTTHFVRSAQLEGQTLTVTERVEGLGGEVPSEAIAAEKGKAARISNSAIFLLAPGDAVRQWQLPMPAYEGRLKPYEEAYAKVIAREPDKAFGYINRALFRWRTANLEGALADYDKALELDPAAETYRSRGSVLFAMDRFEDALPSYRQAFEIDPSSASALGLAGALGRNGKVEEALALLDEYDDYGTQHPQFVDLRAEVLAYGGRAEEGLAAINELIEERPGQGYLYNNSCWYRARFKVGTEGMIETCDKAVEQSSSAAAALDSRALAWLQLGEPAKALADADAAINLAPDQTSSRYFRAVAQQRLGDDSGKDFIAYMDRFWPGQARDFAFYGLK; this is encoded by the coding sequence GGATGGCACGCTGTCGATCTATGTCGACCGGGCCTTCAAGCTCGATGCGCCCCAGGCGCTGACCCAGGCAGGGACGAGCACCGCCTCGTGGCTCCCGGACAAGGGCGATCTCACCATCCACAGGGTCGAAATCCTGCGTGGAGACAAGCGCATCGACGTGCTGGAAGGCGGCGCGAAATACACCGTTCTGCGCCGTGAGACCCAGCTGGAAAAGCGCACGCTCGATGGCGCTCTGACCGCCACGCTCGCGGTGCCCGGGCTTGAACTGGGCGACGTGCTGCGCATCGCCTTCACCCAGTCGGTCAAGGACCCCACGCTCAAGGGCGAGGTCCAGATGACCAACGTGCTGTTCGCGGCTCCCACCGAGGCGGGCTTCGCGCGCGACATCGTCTCATGGCCCGAGGATGAGGACGTGCGCTGGAAGACCGGTCCCGTCGACGTCGCGGTGGAGGAAACCAGCAAGGGCGGCGAGCACCGTCTCACCGTCGCACTTCCGCTCCCCGAGCCCGAGGACATGCCCTCCGATTCGCCGGTCCGCTACCGGCGCCCCGCGCTGATCCAGGCCGGGACCTTCTCGTCCTGGGAGGACGTCTCGAGCATCTTCGCGCCGCTCTACGATCCGGCAGGGCGTATTGCGCAGGGCAGCGCGCTTGCGGGCGAAGTCGCGACGATCCGCGCGGCGAGTGCCGATCCGCTGGAACGCGCCGCGCTCGCCACCCGCCTCGTCCAGGACAAGGTCAGTTACCTGATGAACGGGATGGCCTCGGGCAACTACGAGCCCCAGGCCCCCGACCAGACCTGGCAGCTGCGCTACGGCGATTGCAAGGCCAAGACGCTGCTCCTGCTTTCGTTGCTCCATGAACTGGGTATCTCCAGTGAAGCCGTGCTCGTCCACTCCTCGGCCAGCGATGCCATTCCCGACCTTCTGCCCATGCCCAGTGCCTTCGATCACGTGCTGGTGAAGGCGAACATCGGGGGGACCGACTACTGGCTCGATGGCACGTCGGCGGGCACGCGCATGAGCAACATTGCCGACACCCCGCCGTTCCGCCACGTCCTGCCGATCCGGGCCGAGGGGACGGGCGTGATGGCTCTGGCCCCGCGTGTCCCTGCGACCCCGCAGGCCTTCGTCAAGCTGACGTTCGACGAGCGGGGCGGGATCGATCTGCCCGTGCTCGTCACCGCCCGGGCGACGCTGTCGGGGCCGGTGGGCGTGGGTCTTGGCGCTGTCATCAAGCAGGTTGGAGAGGACCAGAAGGACGAATTGATCGACCAGTTTGCCTCCTCGACGCTCGAAGGTCTGGTCGTGACCGAAGGTTCACTTTCCTTCGATGAGGAGCAGGGCATCGCCCATGTCGATGTCAGCGGCATCCGCACCACCGCATGGAGCCGGCAGGGCTCGCGCAAGCGTCAGGACTTTGCGGACCTGCCAAGCCAGGACGTCGACTTTTCGCCCGACCGCGCCCGACCGGCCTGGCGCGAGATCCCGGTCGATACCGGCGCGCCGACGCTGCAGGTGACCGAACTGACCGTGCTGTTGCCCGAGGATGAGGACGGCTATCTCCTGCGCGGGCGCCCCGAGCTCGACATGAGCTATGGCACCACCCATTTCGTGCGAAGTGCGCAGCTGGAGGGACAGACCCTCACCGTGACCGAGCGGGTCGAGGGGCTGGGCGGCGAAGTGCCGAGCGAGGCCATCGCGGCCGAGAAGGGCAAGGCCGCCCGGATCTCCAATTCGGCGATCTTCCTCCTCGCGCCCGGCGATGCGGTGCGCCAATGGCAGCTGCCCATGCCCGCCTACGAGGGACGGCTGAAACCGTACGAAGAGGCCTACGCCAAGGTGATCGCGCGCGAACCGGACAAGGCGTTTGGATATATCAACCGCGCGCTGTTTCGCTGGCGCACGGCGAACCTCGAAGGCGCACTGGCCGATTATGACAAGGCCCTGGAACTCGACCCGGCTGCGGAAACCTACCGTTCGCGCGGTTCGGTCCTGTTCGCCATGGATCGCTTTGAAGATGCTCTGCCCTCCTACCGCCAGGCGTTTGAAATCGATCCGTCCTCGGCTTCCGCACTTGGCCTCGCCGGTGCACTGGGACGCAACGGCAAGGTCGAGGAGGCGCTGGCGCTGCTGGACGAGTACGATGATTACGGCACCCAGCATCCCCAGTTCGTGGATCTGCGCGCCGAGGTCCTTGCCTATGGCGGCCGCGCGGAAGAAGGTCTTGCCGCCATCAACGAGTTGATCGAGGAGCGTCCGGGGCAGGGGTACCTCTACAACAATTCGTGCTGGTACCGTGCGCGCTTCAAGGTGGGTACCGAGGGTATGATCGAAACGTGCGACAAGGCGGTCGAACAGTCCTCGAGTGCCGCCGCCGCGCTTGATAGCCGGGCCCTTGCCTGGTTGCAGTTGGGAGAGCCTGCCAAGGCTCTCGCCGATGCCGATGCGGCCATCAACCTTGCGCCTGACCAGACGTCAAGCCGGTACTTCCGTGCCGTGGCCCAGCAGCGGCTGGGCGATGACAGCGGCAAGGACTTCATCGCCTACATGGATCGCTTCTGGCCCGGCCAGGCCCGCGATTTCGCGTTCTACGGCCTCAAGTAG